One Shewanella sp. MR-4 DNA window includes the following coding sequences:
- a CDS encoding ABC transporter permease, with the protein MILGLARSWSLTGYAIAALLVLPLFALILQAAQPDEAVFGHLLSTVLPTYISNSLWLILWVSIGSLLLALPCAWLMARCEFVARRYLQWALLLPLAMPAYIVAYVYTDLLDYAGPVQTGLRSVFGWSSPQDYFFPDIRTLGGAACVLSLVLFPYIYLLARTAFMEQSLSLAHASRIMGCSPWQSFWRLSLPMARPALAVGVALVAMETAADFATVNYFAVPTLTTAVYDTWLGYGNLTAAAKLSAIILLVVFSLIGMERFARRKQQLFQKQSRIQASDLYRLSPMQTLFALGYCITLLVLAFVLPSGILLSYAIDYFEQSWDPIFWQLSVNSLSLALITSLVCSTIALILMFIRRVSPRASDALPSRLASTGYALPGTVLAIGVLVPLTLLDFAINDLADWLGMTGPGLLLTGSTAALVFAFCVRFVAIAIGSVETSYKRISPSLDMVSLTLGQSPSRLLQRVHLPLLTKGLFAGALLVFIESMKELPAALLLRPIGFENLATYVFQFVSDEKLEHGALPAIVIVLVGLVPLIYLNRSLEQDSR; encoded by the coding sequence ATGATTTTAGGATTAGCCAGAAGCTGGTCGCTTACTGGTTATGCCATAGCCGCGCTACTGGTGTTACCCCTCTTTGCGTTAATTCTTCAGGCGGCGCAGCCCGATGAGGCCGTCTTTGGTCATCTGCTCTCCACTGTATTACCCACATATATCTCCAACAGCCTATGGTTGATCCTGTGGGTGAGTATTGGTTCACTCTTGTTGGCACTGCCCTGCGCTTGGTTAATGGCGCGCTGTGAGTTTGTTGCTAGGCGTTATCTGCAATGGGCCTTATTGCTCCCCTTGGCCATGCCAGCCTACATTGTTGCCTACGTGTATACCGATTTACTCGATTACGCAGGCCCAGTGCAAACCGGGCTTCGCTCTGTGTTTGGTTGGAGTTCGCCGCAGGATTACTTTTTCCCCGATATTCGTACCTTAGGTGGCGCGGCGTGCGTGTTGTCGTTGGTGCTCTTTCCCTATATTTATCTGTTGGCGCGTACCGCGTTTATGGAGCAATCCCTAAGCTTGGCCCACGCCTCTAGGATTATGGGGTGCTCGCCGTGGCAGAGTTTTTGGCGTTTATCCTTACCTATGGCAAGGCCCGCTTTGGCCGTGGGCGTGGCTTTAGTGGCGATGGAGACCGCGGCGGATTTTGCCACGGTCAACTACTTTGCCGTACCAACCCTGACCACTGCCGTGTATGACACTTGGCTAGGTTATGGCAATTTGACTGCGGCGGCTAAGCTCTCGGCCATTATTCTCTTGGTAGTGTTTAGTCTGATTGGAATGGAACGTTTTGCTCGCCGTAAGCAGCAGTTATTCCAAAAACAGTCCCGTATTCAAGCGAGCGATTTATATCGGCTCTCACCGATGCAAACCCTGTTTGCCCTCGGCTATTGCATCACCTTGCTCGTGCTGGCCTTTGTGCTGCCAAGCGGGATTTTACTTTCCTATGCCATCGATTATTTTGAGCAGAGCTGGGATCCGATTTTCTGGCAATTGAGCGTGAATAGCTTGAGCCTTGCACTCATCACTAGCCTAGTGTGCAGCACGATTGCATTGATATTGATGTTTATTCGCCGCGTGAGCCCAAGAGCGAGCGATGCGCTGCCATCACGTTTGGCATCGACTGGCTATGCCTTGCCTGGCACAGTACTTGCGATTGGCGTACTGGTGCCATTAACCCTGCTCGATTTTGCGATCAACGACTTAGCCGATTGGTTGGGGATGACAGGCCCAGGGCTCCTGCTTACGGGCAGTACGGCCGCGCTGGTTTTTGCCTTTTGTGTGCGCTTTGTGGCTATCGCCATCGGCAGCGTAGAGACTAGCTATAAACGCATTTCGCCGTCACTGGACATGGTGAGCCTGACCTTAGGGCAGAGCCCTAGCCGACTATTGCAAAGAGTGCATCTGCCGCTGCTCACTAAGGGTTTATTTGCTGGGGCATTGCTGGTGTTTATCGAAAGCATGAAAGAATTACCGGCGGCATTGTTGCTGCGGCCCATAGGATTTGAGAATCTCGCCACCTATGTCTTCCAGTTTGTCTCAGACGAAAAGCTTGAACATGGCGCCTTGCCCGCCATTGTGATTGTACTCGTGGGTTTAGTCCCGCTGATTTATTTAAACCGTTCCTTGGAGCAAGATAGCCGATGA
- a CDS encoding Fe(3+) ABC transporter substrate-binding protein, whose product MKWVTCAALLGLMSVANSASADETLTVYSYRQPFLVEPILKRFTEETGIGVNFVFAKDGIAERIAREGRLSPADLVLTSDFSRLVELVDKDLTSPVKSEQLNSNIPAQYRDPDGQWYALTMRVRNLYTAKDRLGPQAISYEELADPKYKGKICTRSGKHPYNIALVASMIAHHGEADTKTWLQGVKTNLARKPQGNDRAQVKAVKEGLCDIAIGNSYYYGNMLQDPEQKSWAEAVVINFPNQADRGAHVNVSGMVLTRHAPNKDNAIKLMEFLSADVAQKAYAEVNMEYPVKADVAPSTLVASWGEFKSDQLPIFKLAEYHQAAVKLLDEVQFDL is encoded by the coding sequence ATGAAATGGGTAACTTGTGCCGCTTTACTTGGGTTAATGTCGGTTGCGAATTCGGCTAGCGCTGATGAGACATTAACCGTTTACTCCTACCGTCAGCCGTTTTTGGTTGAGCCTATTCTGAAGCGTTTTACAGAGGAAACAGGCATAGGGGTAAATTTTGTCTTTGCGAAAGACGGTATTGCCGAGCGTATCGCCCGTGAAGGCCGTTTATCCCCTGCGGATTTAGTGTTAACTTCAGATTTCTCTCGCTTGGTTGAATTGGTTGACAAAGACCTGACTTCTCCCGTGAAAAGTGAGCAGCTCAATAGCAATATCCCCGCGCAATACCGCGATCCCGATGGACAATGGTATGCCTTAACGATGCGTGTGCGTAATCTCTATACGGCAAAAGATCGTCTCGGCCCACAAGCCATCAGCTACGAAGAGTTGGCCGATCCTAAGTACAAAGGCAAGATCTGTACCCGCAGTGGCAAGCATCCTTACAACATCGCCTTAGTGGCGTCTATGATCGCCCACCACGGTGAGGCCGACACTAAGACTTGGTTGCAAGGTGTGAAAACCAACTTGGCACGCAAGCCTCAGGGTAACGATAGAGCGCAGGTGAAGGCGGTTAAAGAGGGCTTGTGTGATATCGCCATTGGTAACAGCTACTACTACGGCAATATGCTGCAAGATCCGGAGCAAAAGAGCTGGGCTGAAGCCGTAGTGATTAACTTCCCGAACCAAGCCGATCGCGGTGCCCATGTGAACGTTTCTGGTATGGTGCTCACTCGCCATGCGCCGAATAAAGACAATGCAATCAAGTTGATGGAGTTTCTGTCTGCGGATGTGGCACAAAAAGCCTATGCCGAAGTAAACATGGAGTATCCGGTGAAAGCCGATGTCGCGCCTTCAACTTTAGTTGCTTCGTGGGGCGAGTTTAAATCCGACCAATTACCGATTTTCAAATTGGCGGAATACCACCAAGCGGCGGTGAAATTGTTAGATGAAGTTCAGTTCGATCTCTAG
- a CDS encoding glutathione S-transferase N-terminal domain-containing protein, translating to MKLLCSLASPYARCVRTLIRYLGIKDIKEVLVNPMENTAELLDVNPLGQIPCLITNDGVPIFDSEVIIRYLDAELGEQQMFGGQVNNWVLQCQYSMIKGLIDSAVKLRQEQMREEEGVRSAFWTSRFEQALLRGLMQMEHQSVITQATIQAPQLALICLLDYVDFRHPELDWRKVAPATSLWFSEMRDLPAFVETRPA from the coding sequence ATGAAGTTGCTCTGCTCCCTCGCTTCACCCTATGCTCGCTGTGTTCGCACATTAATCCGTTATTTAGGGATTAAGGATATCAAAGAAGTCTTAGTCAATCCGATGGAAAACACCGCCGAGCTGCTCGATGTTAACCCGCTTGGGCAGATCCCTTGCCTCATTACCAACGATGGTGTGCCTATCTTCGATAGCGAAGTGATCATACGCTATTTAGACGCCGAATTAGGTGAGCAGCAGATGTTCGGTGGCCAAGTGAATAATTGGGTATTGCAGTGCCAATATTCGATGATCAAAGGTCTTATCGATAGCGCAGTAAAATTGCGCCAAGAACAAATGCGTGAAGAGGAAGGGGTGAGATCGGCCTTTTGGACATCGCGTTTTGAGCAAGCGCTGCTGCGGGGTTTGATGCAAATGGAACACCAGAGTGTGATCACTCAGGCAACGATTCAGGCGCCACAATTAGCTTTAATTTGCTTATTAGATTATGTGGATTTCAGACATCCAGAACTCGATTGGCGTAAAGTGGCTCCCGCGACCTCGCTCTGGTTTAGTGAAATGCGCGATCTCCCGGCGTTTGTGGAAACTCGCCCAGCGTAA
- a CDS encoding ferredoxin--NADP reductase, which yields MWTRGRVIERIDWSDKLFSLRIAAELAPFIPGQFIKLSQLQDDKRVARAYSLVNSPDKPYAEILAVAVEEGQLSPQLQNLAIGDEIEITPTATGFMTLDEIPKGAGQGPHLWLLATGTAVGPFLSMLDTPEPWQRFEKVVLVYGVREAKDLAYLDKLKAYSVQYPDQFILCLTVTREKLDDALQCRIPDGLVSGEIEAKVGLALSAADSQVMICGNPGMISGAQAALLDKGLAKNLRRAPGQITVEKYW from the coding sequence ATGTGGACTAGGGGACGTGTTATTGAACGTATTGATTGGAGTGATAAATTATTTTCGCTGCGGATAGCGGCCGAACTGGCGCCCTTTATTCCGGGTCAATTTATTAAACTCAGTCAGCTGCAAGATGATAAGCGTGTCGCTAGAGCTTATTCCCTGGTTAATTCCCCCGATAAACCCTATGCCGAAATCTTGGCTGTCGCCGTAGAAGAGGGCCAGTTATCCCCACAATTACAAAATCTTGCCATCGGGGATGAAATCGAGATCACCCCCACAGCCACAGGCTTTATGACTTTAGATGAGATCCCTAAGGGAGCAGGGCAAGGCCCTCACTTATGGCTGTTAGCCACGGGCACGGCCGTGGGGCCATTTTTATCTATGCTCGATACGCCAGAGCCTTGGCAGCGTTTCGAAAAAGTCGTGCTCGTCTATGGTGTCCGCGAAGCTAAAGATTTAGCTTACCTTGATAAATTAAAGGCTTATTCGGTGCAATATCCTGATCAGTTTATCCTGTGTTTAACCGTCACCCGTGAAAAGCTTGACGATGCACTGCAATGCCGTATCCCCGATGGCTTAGTCTCGGGAGAGATTGAAGCTAAAGTCGGTTTAGCGCTCAGCGCGGCGGATTCACAGGTGATGATTTGTGGTAATCCGGGGATGATCAGTGGCGCGCAGGCCGCGTTGCTCGACAAGGGACTCGCGAAGAATTTACGCCGCGCTCCGGGACAAATTACCGTCGAGAAGTATTGGTAA
- a CDS encoding DUF5610 domain-containing protein produces MEINNPVQVQTPATPHKKYADNAAANSEKTKNVEAPGKQTAYQTSKQLMNQAILSAQEEVSLKSGDQSMALLYRAAIEAIDKELAPSMGPNATQTNYDNNVDYSPEATADRIVSFATQFFSIHQQQNSNMSLNDQLDSFMSIIGGAIDNGFKEARDILSGLKVLQGDIADGVDKTYGLVQEGLQAFRDSFNKKPDETQTASA; encoded by the coding sequence ATGGAAATCAACAACCCTGTACAGGTACAGACGCCTGCTACGCCCCATAAGAAGTATGCTGACAATGCCGCTGCTAATAGTGAAAAGACGAAAAATGTGGAAGCGCCCGGCAAACAGACTGCATACCAAACCAGTAAGCAGCTAATGAACCAGGCTATTTTGTCGGCACAGGAAGAAGTGAGTCTAAAATCCGGTGATCAATCCATGGCGTTACTTTATCGCGCGGCAATTGAAGCGATAGATAAGGAATTAGCGCCTTCGATGGGGCCAAATGCTACCCAAACTAACTATGACAATAACGTCGATTATTCTCCCGAGGCGACGGCCGATAGGATTGTGAGTTTTGCGACGCAATTTTTTAGCATTCACCAACAGCAAAATTCGAATATGAGTCTGAACGATCAGCTCGACAGTTTTATGAGCATCATAGGCGGCGCTATCGATAATGGCTTTAAGGAGGCGCGGGATATTTTGTCCGGCCTTAAAGTGCTGCAAGGGGATATCGCCGATGGCGTCGATAAAACCTATGGATTAGTGCAAGAGGGATTGCAGGCCTTCCGAGATAGCTTCAATAAGAAACCAGATGAGACACAAACGGCTAGCGCATAA
- a CDS encoding histidine phosphatase family protein has protein sequence MAIPQWLTVVSHSLRINSFNAPRLLHTLLLGLLLFTSIGLSPINQAFADNRLIILVRHAEKADAPAGDPTLSDDGHARALALVSALQRTQISQLIATQYQRTQQTLLPMSSERHLPITVVAAEKPLEAHIQQIVEQVHAVKGNSLIAGHSNTVPLIIKALGGPEIPTIAEDDYSQLFLLSIHDGQPASLISTRYGHE, from the coding sequence ATGGCAATTCCCCAATGGTTAACAGTGGTCAGCCACTCCTTGCGCATCAACAGCTTCAATGCCCCTCGGCTATTGCACACTCTGCTGTTAGGCCTGTTACTCTTTACTAGCATTGGACTCAGCCCCATCAATCAAGCTTTTGCCGATAATCGATTGATTATTTTGGTGAGACACGCCGAAAAAGCCGACGCTCCAGCAGGCGATCCTACACTTTCAGATGATGGCCATGCACGTGCCCTCGCGCTGGTTAGCGCCTTGCAAAGGACACAGATCTCGCAACTGATCGCGACCCAATATCAAAGAACCCAGCAAACCTTATTGCCTATGTCTTCGGAGCGGCATTTACCCATTACCGTGGTCGCTGCAGAAAAACCACTCGAAGCCCATATCCAGCAGATTGTTGAACAAGTACATGCCGTTAAAGGTAACAGCTTAATCGCGGGGCATTCCAATACCGTCCCACTGATCATCAAGGCCCTTGGCGGCCCTGAAATCCCCACCATCGCAGAAGATGATTACAGCCAGCTGTTTTTACTCTCCATCCATGATGGGCAGCCAGCTAGCCTTATCTCCACCCGTTATGGACACGAATAG
- a CDS encoding FMN-binding glutamate synthase family protein yields MQELNWFMWGLDLFSGLFLILIGLGALAVVYMYIADKLQTKQAVRHNYPVIGRFRYLFEKQGEFFRQYFFAQDREELPFNRAERSWVYRAAKNVDRTIAFGSTRPLDSTGAIMFMNTAFPTQDEDITPILPQTIGPHCREPYTTKAICHISAMSFGALSRPAVTALSHGAAQAGCWLNTGEGGLSPYHLKGGCDLVFQIGTAKYGVRNEQGHLDDDKLIEIAAHPEVKMFEIKMSQGAKPGKGGILPGIKVTEEIAKIRGIPQGHDSISPNGHIEFKNVADILDMIARVREVTGKPTGIKAVLGDVQWLEDFCDEIERRGEASAPDFFTLDSADGGTGAAPQPLMDYVGLPLKESLPILVNILIQRGLRKRIKVIASGKLIVPSRVAWALALGADFIASARGNMFALGCIQALQCNKDTCPTGITTHNKKLQQGLNPRDKSTRVANYNHNLHHDLALIAHSCGVTEPRQLKPSHVRIVLESGLSVSLDKYYSHINQ; encoded by the coding sequence ATGCAAGAACTCAATTGGTTTATGTGGGGACTGGATCTCTTCTCAGGACTCTTTTTAATTCTCATTGGTTTAGGTGCCCTCGCTGTCGTCTATATGTACATTGCCGACAAGCTGCAAACCAAGCAGGCCGTGCGCCACAACTACCCTGTGATAGGTCGCTTTCGGTATTTATTTGAGAAACAAGGTGAGTTTTTTAGACAATACTTTTTCGCACAGGACAGGGAAGAATTGCCCTTTAACCGCGCTGAGCGGAGTTGGGTATATCGCGCCGCGAAAAACGTCGACAGAACCATCGCGTTTGGCTCGACACGCCCGCTAGACAGCACGGGCGCCATTATGTTTATGAATACCGCCTTTCCTACTCAAGATGAAGATATCACTCCAATTCTGCCTCAAACCATTGGCCCCCATTGCCGTGAGCCTTACACCACTAAGGCCATTTGCCATATTTCCGCCATGAGCTTCGGCGCCCTATCACGCCCTGCTGTCACCGCCTTATCCCACGGCGCAGCGCAGGCGGGATGTTGGTTAAATACCGGTGAAGGTGGCTTAAGCCCTTACCATTTAAAGGGCGGCTGCGACCTAGTCTTTCAAATTGGTACCGCTAAATATGGCGTGCGTAATGAGCAGGGCCATTTAGACGATGACAAGCTCATAGAGATCGCCGCACATCCTGAAGTTAAAATGTTTGAAATCAAAATGAGCCAAGGCGCGAAACCTGGTAAAGGCGGTATCCTGCCTGGGATTAAAGTCACCGAGGAGATTGCCAAAATTCGCGGTATCCCGCAGGGCCATGATTCCATAAGCCCCAATGGTCATATCGAGTTTAAAAATGTGGCTGACATTCTGGATATGATTGCCAGAGTACGTGAGGTCACGGGGAAACCCACCGGCATTAAGGCCGTACTTGGGGACGTGCAATGGCTCGAAGATTTTTGCGATGAAATTGAGCGCCGTGGCGAAGCATCCGCCCCGGACTTTTTTACCTTAGACAGTGCCGACGGCGGCACGGGAGCCGCCCCTCAACCCTTAATGGATTATGTGGGGCTGCCACTCAAGGAAAGCCTGCCCATATTGGTGAATATCTTAATTCAGCGTGGGCTACGTAAACGCATTAAAGTAATCGCCTCAGGCAAACTCATAGTGCCATCGAGGGTGGCTTGGGCGCTCGCCTTGGGTGCGGACTTTATCGCCTCGGCCCGTGGCAATATGTTTGCCCTAGGATGTATTCAAGCGCTGCAATGTAACAAAGACACCTGCCCAACAGGGATCACAACCCATAATAAGAAGCTCCAGCAAGGTCTTAATCCTAGGGATAAATCGACACGTGTCGCCAACTATAACCATAATCTACACCACGACTTAGCCCTGATAGCCCACTCCTGCGGGGTAACAGAGCCGAGACAACTTAAGCCATCCCATGTGAGGATTGTGCTCGAAAGTGGTTTGTCAGTTTCATTGGATAAGTACTATTCCCATATCAATCAATAG
- a CDS encoding ABCB family ABC transporter ATP-binding protein/permease, translated as MRPTLYFEGPIDKLNWHVVKLLWPYLLEYKGRVALAMSCLIVAKLASVGLPFILKDLVDTLDANKTAQALSVPIGLVLAYGAVRLLTVITGEIRDTLFGRVTERAIRRLGLAVFDHLHRLDLDFHLERRTGGLSRDIERGTSGVSFLMRFMVFNIVPTLLEIAMVIGIFFFNYGIAFAAITFTSVMAYIWFSVVATEWRTEYVRDAAKADSLSNTRAIDSLLNYETVKYFNNEKYESDRYDQALDQWEVAKRKNRLSLFALNGGQALIIALAMTAMMALAAYKVTNNEMTLGDFVLINAFMMQLFMPLNFLGFVYREIRGALANIERMFSLLDKHPRIVDKPDALDFEPKRGELSFEHVSFSYDDRPILRNVSFKVAAGKKVAVVGDSGAGKSTLIKLLFRFYDVEQGRILIDGQDIRHLTQDALRRAIAIVPQDTVLFNDSLVENIRYGRPDATDEEVRHAIKLAHLEHFIASLSQGWDTKVGERGLKLSGGEKQRVAIARAILKGSPVLVFDEATSSLDSRSEQAILSALREVAKGHTSLVVAHRLSTIVDADQIVVLSQGEIVEQGNHQSLLTQDGLYAKLWRIQNEQQQL; from the coding sequence ATGCGCCCAACACTGTATTTTGAAGGTCCCATCGATAAGCTCAATTGGCACGTAGTTAAGTTGCTCTGGCCTTATTTGCTCGAGTACAAGGGCCGAGTGGCATTGGCCATGTCTTGCCTTATCGTCGCTAAGCTTGCCAGCGTGGGCTTGCCCTTTATTCTTAAAGATTTAGTCGATACTTTGGATGCCAATAAGACCGCGCAGGCCTTGAGTGTGCCCATCGGGTTGGTATTAGCCTATGGCGCGGTACGACTGTTAACTGTGATCACGGGTGAAATCCGCGACACACTCTTTGGCCGTGTCACTGAGCGAGCCATTCGCCGTTTGGGCTTAGCGGTGTTCGACCACTTACATCGACTCGATTTGGATTTTCACTTAGAGCGGCGCACGGGCGGCTTGTCGAGGGATATTGAGCGCGGCACCAGTGGCGTGAGCTTCTTGATGCGCTTTATGGTGTTTAACATAGTGCCGACCCTGCTAGAAATCGCCATGGTTATTGGTATTTTCTTTTTTAATTATGGCATTGCCTTCGCCGCGATCACTTTTACCTCTGTGATGGCCTACATCTGGTTTTCGGTGGTGGCGACTGAGTGGCGCACCGAATACGTCCGCGATGCAGCCAAAGCCGACTCCCTCTCCAATACCCGCGCCATCGACAGCCTGCTCAACTATGAAACCGTGAAGTATTTTAATAATGAAAAGTATGAATCGGACCGTTATGACCAAGCCCTAGACCAATGGGAAGTGGCTAAACGTAAGAATCGTCTATCGCTATTTGCCCTCAACGGTGGGCAGGCGCTGATTATCGCATTGGCGATGACGGCGATGATGGCGTTGGCCGCCTATAAAGTGACCAATAATGAGATGACCTTAGGTGACTTTGTATTGATTAATGCCTTTATGATGCAGCTCTTTATGCCGCTCAACTTTTTGGGATTTGTCTACCGTGAAATCCGTGGCGCCTTAGCCAATATCGAGCGGATGTTCAGTCTGCTCGATAAGCACCCTCGTATAGTGGATAAACCCGATGCCTTAGACTTTGAGCCTAAGCGCGGTGAGCTTAGTTTTGAACATGTAAGTTTTAGCTACGATGACAGGCCCATATTGCGCAACGTCAGTTTTAAGGTGGCAGCGGGGAAAAAAGTCGCCGTCGTTGGAGATAGTGGCGCCGGAAAATCAACACTCATCAAGTTACTGTTCCGTTTTTACGATGTGGAGCAAGGGCGCATTTTGATTGACGGGCAAGATATTCGTCACTTAACCCAGGATGCACTGCGCCGAGCTATTGCCATAGTGCCGCAGGATACTGTGTTATTTAATGATTCCTTAGTGGAGAACATTCGTTATGGCCGCCCCGATGCGACGGATGAAGAAGTGCGCCATGCCATCAAACTTGCACATTTAGAACATTTTATCGCGTCGCTCTCCCAAGGTTGGGATACCAAAGTGGGTGAGCGGGGCTTAAAGCTTTCGGGCGGGGAGAAACAGCGTGTGGCCATTGCGCGGGCGATTTTAAAAGGATCCCCAGTGTTAGTCTTTGATGAGGCTACATCCTCCCTCGACAGCCGCTCCGAACAGGCGATTCTGTCGGCACTGCGTGAGGTCGCGAAAGGGCATACCAGCTTAGTCGTGGCGCATAGGTTATCGACTATAGTCGACGCCGATCAGATCGTGGTCTTAAGCCAAGGGGAAATTGTCGAGCAGGGGAATCATCAGTCTTTACTGACTCAGGATGGTTTATACGCTAAGTTGTGGCGCATACAAAATGAGCAACAACAGCTTTAG